In Dromiciops gliroides isolate mDroGli1 chromosome 4, mDroGli1.pri, whole genome shotgun sequence, one DNA window encodes the following:
- the LOC122752953 gene encoding olfactory receptor 10Z1 produces the protein MGLCNETTWRDFVFLGFSSFGNLQFLLFAIFLSLYLITLTSNVFIIVIIRLDSHLHTPMYLFLSVLSFSETCYTLGIIPKMLSNLAVGSQGISYIGCAVQMDFSASWACTNCFLLAVMGFDRYVAICAPLHYASRMHPTLCTQLIGTSFLSGYLIGMGMTLVIFRLPFCGSHEIHHFFCDTPPVLSLACGDTGMSEVGILILSLLVLLVSFALITISYANILVAILRIPSAKGKQKAFSTCASHLTVVIVHYGCASFMYLRPKASYSLERDQLIAVTYTVVTPLLNPIVYSLRNRAVQNAFKNALQGKLLGKR, from the coding sequence ATGGGGCTGTGCAATGAAACCACTTGGAGGGACTTTGTCTTCCTGGGCTTCTCCAGCTTTGGAAATCTCCAGTTCCTGCTCTTTgccatcttcctctccctctacCTCATCACCCTGACCAGCAATGtcttcatcattgtcatcatccgGCTGGACAGTCATCTTCACACCCCCATGTACCTTTTCCTCTCTGTCCTCTCCTTTTCTGAAACCTGTTACACTCTGGGAATCATCCCCAAAATGCTTTCCAACCTTGCAGTTGGGAGCCAGGGCATCTCCTACATAGGTTGTGCTGTCCAGATGGACTTTTCTGCCTCCTGGGCCTGCACTAATTGCTTCCTCCTGGCAGTGATGGGCTTTGACAGGTATGTGGCCATCTGTGCCCCGCTCCACTATGCTAGCCGTATGCACCCCACTCTCTGCACCCAGTTAATTGGCACTTCTTTCCTTAGTGGGTATCTCATAGGGATGGGAATGACACTGGTCATCTTCCGACTTCCATTCTGTGGCTCCCATGAAATACACCACTTCTTCTGTGACACCCCCCCAGTGCTGAGCCTGGCCTGTGGAGACACTGGCATGAGCGAGGTGGGGATCCTGATCCTCAGCCTTCTGGTCCTCCTGGTCTCTTTTGCACTCATAACCATATCCTATGCCAACATCTTGGTCGCCATTCTGAGAATACCCTCAGCAAAGGGGAAACAAAAAGCCTTCTCCACCTGTGCTTCCCACCTCACTGTAGTCATTGTGCACTATGGCTGTGCTTCCTTCATGTACCTGCGGCCCAAGGCTAGCTATTCCCTAGAGCGGGACCAGCTCATTGCTGTAACCTATACTGTAGTGACCCCACTCCTCAACCCCATTGTTTATAGCTTGAGGAACCGGGCTGTACAGAATGCCTTTAAGAATGCCCTCCAGGGGAAACTTCTGGGGAAAAGATGA